Proteins from a genomic interval of Nasonia vitripennis strain AsymCx chromosome 3, Nvit_psr_1.1, whole genome shotgun sequence:
- the LOC100679494 gene encoding titin isoform X2, whose product MDSLLPSEIARLVLGYLQEQKCEGAAKTFLETSPLLQECHLVAQRGGKYSTKVGGLNLMDILEKYCAVNAMVQEKLSRVTDNETLRHSNDLLDQLRYLLDGSSSSRGHRFVVNISVPSQSSPSGPLRSPIISGSNRKRHHSSSERGKRISRTLSNMMDKNAQNTVTQSCDTVEATPLESLPGHKASTKQNDLENQINTNDKYFNKIDPMIPAPKIPRFDVPSSSTTNTQPVEPSLGLSSKINVHSNYKDQGTEAIPIIEPLQPVQTPSKCTSGTNTDELMNYCTAEVQTGPCDIIESESDINDEPIENLSMLTKKLLQRTELHKRIAENINKAIMPVETPLREDNVCEHPTEANLSLLNDFDTTIKSIVQATETDPVFEDFLNEIFKVGETDTSPDEDSDGKNNKISNNENYPQNTDMIGTDHNCEVMEPIKLNEQKTDGSEVPLKQRLRSSFRSQNTNIDEEDKDTNSLLENQNAEAIMSIVNVVTSKRNSLASSEEFNGEFLSIEPVPENPVVHEPQPEAIVEPEVKKSEDKIKPSKSTTKKTKKPKPPKPIPEPPEVVPTLILCSEKDVESLMHQSQSYMPIAPKPDEATPPIAESAPKIYLRTVNVPRHLINPTAIELSKAANPQILQMLQQQVGSPQKAVGDGGPIVSSATSDQIVVPIAVTDEKHRAKDGDCTTATSAVPAGCVPGSSESITLYGGAGDATEMKVSPISSMPIISLDDSTIGLTAGTGLSPYFKDHIIGGDSIEADSTKKDEEMEAEQVEVQDSAKESENPKITANTTADTEDDCPEPVVLQVEPDEEELAANALEEKPEEKQGSVKSDNVITTEIIAKHTPRTLLRSRAKNNRLSLSTPRRRNSHVRALDFNTPMKHGTARKVPQSCTRSKSVCRAGLFKSPPFTGATPNVNINLLPELQPIVKKVRTIAPMNPIIYPQVPIATRSPAPKLQGNWAKYTGIGMILGETSTSESSPEKTPQQETAAKIPAPIPELAEESIEEVPEKKAQDLCVNNVEKPISEKKSWDSDLRRIVGAQVIEEESKSRTRKFRRASIRKKGSSASKATKSDAPGDGDAKDKTQDQKTTKDNKKTEPDSKNAKTTDDDNANEPIDKINTSVEVGTETAHKTEITPPSALPVSKKPHLEGLSVSKSNVENDKNVKNSTIPKNSPVNVTITRFPDMLDLETPRKTEVTIYVPPTPRLLVTPGDGLKINKSKVDLKIKDCVDTPDFPKTPCIVVTPKIVEEEDNDKKPSPYYEPEDEQPAKFKEIVTEKVVVQETTTVTIQKNVIELQENKSIEITEYGVIEENMNQKDQDEQTKSEDNSKEIVEETSIEEANVSANSSANSYSDSDDDSSDSDSSSSSSSSNSSTSSTSSNSSGESSPTKSVIREATEVASQISPESSPTKSVIKEATETVAQIDPASSPIKSIIQEPTEAAIQSSPELSPNKSINQETTDVTSQSFRKDFSMTESEINSPERLMQNFSNIGQEELDRLEAISRENSPTKVFSVTKEPSDDEVKETPAKQENMIEAVIGDTPSVTDAERALRRDSLTNLTSKISAIITTSQSDRSLATSSAATSEESCVTSTGKSGLKIKSIENVAPNDLTKKVSEMLHLEIQKNQRLAISQRKAVVNNIVIDAKLSQQLEEKRLRMLAKLNGQKSPKVTGKGKKLIATKKSAETEKFVSSTTDNRKDKTKQQIESDKLVYNSAKNVEKSKSGNVKLADKKTEEAKESRKGKSKASLKKKTAQNDQLSKTEVANNEANLKKAEKGAMKSTAKETSVTATTITITAENVKQISKSKVDQVKRDLFSDEEINDQRTTRSQTARRTTSDGQKNSNAGDRHDANAPFNNSKEELPGVLECLQLIPANKSDHESGNHDLGNETFDNCGPSNSQSNVQDISIVYDESVPIKKRKRQYSTGDLETTYSFTFPEEGITQILTLTECSELFKMTPKYGKPKATSSPKKSPTKVKKSNIKILEKPPMPTSALNARVGKLDERKKKVCKRKTTPIKEDQVVEKKTKVDPQALFKKIKVDEFLKLVHE is encoded by the exons ATGGATTCGTTGCTGCCCTCGGAGATCGCGAGACTTGTCCTCG GATATCTCCAGGAACAAAAATGCGAGGGTGCAGCAAAGACTTTCTTAGAGACTTCTCCACTTCTGCAAGAATGTCACTTAGTTGCACAAAGAGGTGGGAAATACAGCACAAAAGTGGGCGGATTAAATTTAATGGACATCTTGGAAAAATACTGCGCTGTCAATGCTATGG TCCAAGAAAAATTAAGCAGGGTTACGGATAATGAAACTTTGAGGCACTCTAATGATCTCTTAGACCAACTCAGATACCTTTTAGATGGCTCTTCTTCGTCAAGAGGACACCGTTTTGTTGTAAATATAAGCGTTCCATCCCAG AGTTCTCCATCAGGGCCATTAAGGTCTCCAATCATATCAGGTAGCAATAGAAAAAGGCATCACAGCAGTAGTGAGCGAGGGAAACGTATTTCAAGAACACTGTCCAATATGATGGACAAGAATGCACAAAATACTGTTACACAAA GTTGTGATACTGTTGAAGCAACACCCCTTGAGAGCCTCCCAGGTCATAAAGCTTCAACAAAACAAAATGACTTGGAAAACCAGATTAACACAAATGATAAATACTTTAACAAAATTGATCCCATGATACCTGCACCAAAAATACCCCGATTTGATGTTCCTTCTTCCTCAACAACTAACACGCAACCTG taGAGCCAAGCTTAGGATTATCTAGTAAAATAAATGTACATAGTAATTATAAGGACCAAGGCACCGAAGCTATACCAATAATTGAACCTTTGCAACCAGTGCAAACTCCAAGCAAATGTACATCAGGAACAAACACAGATGAACTGATGAATTACTGCACGGCAGAAGTTCAAACTGGGCCTTGTGATATTATAGAATCGGAATCTGACATTAATGATGAACCCATAGAAAATTTGAGT ATGTTGACAAAAAAGTTGTTGCAACGCACTGAATTACACAAGCGAATAGctgaaaatatcaataaagCAATCATGCCAGTTGAAACGCCTCTTCGCGAGGATAACGTATGTGAGCATCCAACTGAAGCTAatctgtcattattaaatGACTTCGATACTACTATTAAATCAATAGTTCAAGCGACGGAAACCGATCCAGTAtttgaagattttttaaatgaaatattcaaaGTAGGCGAAACTGATACAAGTCCAGATGAGGATTCTGAtggcaaaaataataaaatatcaaataacGAAAACTATCCTCA gAATACTGACATGATAGGGACTGATCACAATTGTGAAGTAATGGAACCAATAAAACTAAATGAACAGAAGACTGATGGCTCTGAAGTTCCACTAAAACAAAGGTTACGCAGTTCTTTCCGATCTCAAAATACTAATATTGACGAAGAAGA caaAGACACTAATAGCCTACTGGAGAACCAAAATGCAGAAGCCATCATGAGTATAGTCAATGTTGTAACCAGCAAAAGAAACTCTTTAGCAAGCAGCGAAGAATTTAACGGAGAATTTCTTTCTATTGAGCCAGTACCCGAAAATCCAGTGGTCCATGAACCACAGCCAGAAGCGATAGTGGAGCCAGAGGTTAAAAAATCAGAAGACAAAATCAAACCTTCAAAGTCGACAACAAAGAAGACGAAAAAGCCAAAGCCACCTAAACCAATACCAGAGCCTCCAGAAGTCGTACCAACATTGATTCTATGCTCTGAAAAAGATGTTGAATCGTTGATGCACC AATCCCAAAGTTACATGCCGATTGCTCCAAAGCCAGACGAGGCTACTCCGCCAATTGCTGAGTCCGCGCCGAAGATCTACCTGCGTACAGTGAATGTACCTCGTCATCTGATCAACCCTACTGCGATTGAGCTTTCAAAAGCAGCAAACCCGCAAATCCTTCAAATGCTACAACAACAGGTTGGCAGCCCACAGAAAGCAGTAGGAGATGGTGGACCGATTGTAAGCAGTGCTACAAGCGATCAGATTGTCGTGCCTATCGCTGTTACAGATGAGAAACACCGCGCCAAGGATGGTGATTGTACAACAGCAACATCAGCAGTACCTGCCGGTTGTGTTCCAGGATCTTCCGAATCTATCACCCTTTATGGAGGAGCCGGTGACGCCACTGAAATGAAAGTATCGCCGATTTCAAGCATGCCGATCATCAGCCTCGACGATTCAACAATTGGCCTGACTGCGGGCACCGGACTTTCGCCGTATTTTAAAGATCATATAATTGGGGGTGACTCGATTGAGGCTGACTCGACAAAGAAGGACGAAGAGATGGAGGCTGAGCAGGTAGAAGTGCAAGATTCGGCAAAGGAGTCGGAAAATCCAAAGATCACTGCAAATACGACTGCGGATACCGAGGATGACTGTCCAGAGCCTGTGGTTCTACAAGTCGAGCCAGATGAGGAAGAACTAGCGGCAAATGCATTGGAAGAAAAGCCAGAGGAGAAGCAGGGAAGCGTGAAGTCAGACAATGTGATAACTACCGAAATTATCGCTAAACACACCCCTAGAACACTTCTAAGATCTCGTGCAAAGAACAATCGATTAAGTCTCTCGACCCCTCGCCGTCGCAATAGTCACGTTCGTGCTTTAGATTTCAATACACCTATGAAACACGGCACAGCAAGAAAAGTTCCGCAGTCTTGTACCAGGTCCAAGTCCGTCTGCCGTGCTGGTCTCTTTAAGTCGCCTCCATTTACCGGTGCTACTCCCAATGTCAACATCAACCTCCTGCCTGAACTTCAACCTATCGTGAAGAAAGTAAGGACAATCGCTCCGATGAATCCAATAATCTACCCACAAGTACCCATAGCCACGAGAAGTCCAGCACCAAAGCTTCAGGGTAACTGGGCAAAATATACGGGCATTGGCATGATCCTGGGTGAGACGTCAACGAGCGAAAGCTCGCCCGAAAAAACACCACAGCAAGAGACGGCCGCTAAAATTCCAGCACCTATTCCTGAACTAGCAGAGGAATCCATAGAGGAAGTTCCCGAGAAAAAAGCACAAGATTTATGTGTAAATAACGTTGAAAAGCCGATTAGCGAAAAGAAGAGCTGGGACAGTGATTTGAGGAGAATCGTCGGTGCTCAGGTGATCGAGGAGGAAAGCAAGTCAAGAACAAGAAAGTTTAGAAGAGCTTCTATTAGAAAAAAAGGATCATCTGCATCAAAGGCGACTAAAAGCGATGCGCCTGGTGATGGTGATGCCAAGGATAAGACACAGGACCAAAAGACAACTAAGGATAACAAAAAAACCGAACCGGATAGTAAAAATGCCAAAACTACTGATGACGATAACGCGAATGAACCCatcgataaaattaataccagcGTTGAAGTTGGAACTGAAACAGCTCATAAAACTGAGATCACACCGCCAAGCGCTCTTCCTGTCAGCAAGAAGCCTCATCTCGAAGGGCTAAGTGTTTCCAAATCGAACGTCGAGAACGACAAAAACGTCAAAAACTCCACCATTCCGAAGAACTCTCCCGTAAATGTAACGATAACCCGATTTCCAGACATGCTAGATTTGGAGACGCCGCGCAAGACCGAGGTCACGATCTACGTGCCGCCGACTCCGCGTTTACTCGTCACTCCAGGTGATGggctaaaaattaataagtcGAAGGTAGATTTAAAAATCAAGGACTGCGTGGATACGCCAGATTTTCCGAAGACCCCGTGTATAGTCGTTACGCCCAAGATTGTGGAAGAAGAAGACAACGATAAGAAGCCTTCACCATACTATGAGCCGGAAGACGAGCAGCCAGCGAAGTTCAAAGAAATCGTTACTGAGAAAGTAGTG GTGCAGGAGACGACGACAGTAACGATCCAAAAGAACGTTATAGAGCTTCAGGAGAATAAGTCTATAGAGATCACAGAGTACGGTGTCATAGAAGAAAACATGAATCAAAAAGACCAAGATGAGCAAACAAAATCTGAGGATAACTCTAAGGAAATCGTAGAAGAAACAAGTATCGAGGAGGCAAACGTCAGTGCAAACTCTAGTGCAAATTCTTACTCGGACAGCGACGACGACTCTTCTGACTCCGATAGCTCAAGTAGCTCCTCGTCATCTAATAGCTCGACTTCCTCAACTTCGAGTAATTCTAGCGGCGAGTCGTCTCCTACAAAGTCGGTTATCCGAGAAGCTACCGAGGTAGCTTCCCAAATTAGCCCTGAGTCGTCACCCACTAAGTCGGTTATCAAGGAAGCTACCGAAACAGTTGCCCAAATTGATCCAGCGTCATCGCCTATCAAGTCGATTATTCAAGAGCCTACTGAAGCAGCTATTCAAAGTAGCCCTGAGTTGTCACCTAATAAATCGATTAACCAGGAGACCACTGATGTTACTTCTCAAAGTTTTCGGAAGGACTTCTCAATGACTGAATCCGAAATAAATAGTCCAGAGCGTCTAATGCAAAATTTCTCTAATATCGGCCAAGAGGAGCTGGACCGACTGGAAGCGATAAGTCGAGAAAACTCACCAACAAAGGTATTTTCGGTAACTAAAGAACCCTCGGATGACGAGGTGAAAGAGACACCTGCAAAACAAGAGAACATGATCGAGGCAGTGATAGGAGATACTCCTAGTGTCACAGACGCGGAGCGTGCGCTCAGGAGAGACTCACTGACAAATCTTACTTCAAAGATTTCTGCCATCATCACTACCTCCCAAAGCGACCGGTCGTTAGCTACCTCTAGTGCGGCTACATCAGAAGAATCGTGCGTCACATCTACAGGAAAATCCGGACTGAAGATTAAAAGTATAGAGAATGTAGCGCCAAACGATTTGACGAAGAAGGTGTCGGAAATGTTGcatttggaaatacaaaagaATCAGAGATTGGCGATATCTCAGCGAAAAGCAGTAGTGAATAATATCGTGATTGATGCGAAGCTAAGTCAACAGCTTGAAGAGAAGCGCTTGAGGATGCTAGCGAAATTAAATGGACAGAAAAGTCCTAAAGTGACtggaaaagggaaaaaactCATTGCGACGAAGAAAAGCGCAGAAACGGAAAAATTCGTATCGTCAACGACGGATAATCGGAAAGATAAAACTAAGCAACAAATAGAAAGCGATAAATTAGTTTATAATAGTGCGAAAAATGTGGAAAAGAGCAAATCGGGCAATGTTAAATTAGCAGATAAGAAGACCGAGGAGGCGAAAGAATCGAGAAAGGGTAAAAGTAAAGCGAGCCTGAAGAAAAAGACTGCTCAGAACGATCAACTTAGTAAGACTGAAGTAGCAAACAATGAGGCCAATCTTAAGAAAGCAGAAAAGGGAGCGATGAAAAGCACAGCCAAAGAAACATCAGTAACAGCTACGACGATCACTATCACCGCAGAGAACGTCAAACAAATATCTAAATCGAAGGTAGACCAGGTGAAACGCGACTTGTTCAGCGACGAGGAAATCAATGATCAGCGTACGACCAGATCTCAAACGGCTCGACGAACTACCAGCGACGGTCAGAAGAATAGTAACGCGGGTGATCGTCACGACGCAAATGCGCCGTTTAACAACTCGAAGGAAGAACTTCCCGGTGTTCTAGAATGCTTGCAATTGATTCCAGCCAACAAGAGCGATCATGAATCTGGTAACCATGATCTTGGTAACGAAACCTTTGACAACTGTGGCCCGAGCAACAGCCAATCGAATGTTCAAGACATATCGATTGTGTATGACGAATCAGTACCAATCAAGAAAAGAAAACGACAATACAGCACTGGAGATTTGGAAACCACGTACAGTTTCACCTTTCCGGAGGAGGGtataacg